A window from Leptospira meyeri encodes these proteins:
- a CDS encoding EVE domain-containing protein — MKYWLFKTEPDVFSIDDLIREKLSYWEGVRNYQARNYLRDEVKLGDLVLFYHSRLDPPGIVGIAEVAKEATPDPYQFDPNHKYFDPKLKGTEPRWYGVHLKPHTKFKELIPLDTLRNMKGLEKMVVTQKGSRLSIQPVTKKEFDIVIKMSSK; from the coding sequence ATGAAATATTGGCTCTTTAAAACAGAACCAGATGTATTTTCTATCGACGACCTAATACGAGAAAAACTCTCGTATTGGGAAGGTGTCAGAAACTACCAAGCTCGTAATTACCTTCGAGACGAAGTCAAGTTAGGTGACTTAGTTTTATTCTATCATAGCAGACTTGATCCACCAGGGATTGTAGGAATTGCAGAAGTAGCAAAAGAAGCAACACCTGATCCTTATCAATTTGACCCGAACCATAAATACTTTGATCCAAAACTAAAAGGAACAGAACCAAGATGGTACGGCGTGCACTTAAAACCTCATACCAAATTTAAAGAGTTAATTCCTTTGGATACACTTCGTAACATGAAGGGACTAGAGAAAATGGTGGTGACACAAAAAGGATCTCGGTTGTCCATCCAACCGGTGACAAAGAAAGAATTTGATATTGTTATCAAAATGTCTTCGAAGTAA
- a CDS encoding response regulator has product MNEINLACVVEDDPVHLFLTKQVITLSGMVKHTVVCPNGKDAYDMLVSRISSSETLPDLILLDLNMPVWDGWQFLDEISALSLDQKITIYIVTSSSDEDDLRRAEKYNLSNNYIIKPITLEKLKEIIYAMN; this is encoded by the coding sequence ATGAATGAAATCAATTTAGCCTGTGTTGTGGAAGATGATCCTGTTCATCTTTTTTTGACAAAACAAGTCATAACCCTTTCCGGTATGGTAAAACATACAGTAGTTTGTCCAAATGGGAAAGATGCATATGACATGCTTGTCTCTCGAATTTCTAGTTCAGAAACTTTGCCTGATTTGATTTTATTAGATTTGAATATGCCGGTTTGGGATGGCTGGCAGTTTTTAGATGAAATCTCTGCTCTTTCGTTGGATCAAAAAATAACCATTTATATTGTCACAAGTTCTTCTGATGAGGATGATTTAAGAAGAGCAGAAAAATACAATCTCAGCAATAATTACATCATAAAACCTATTACTTTAGAGAAACTAAAAGAAATCATCTACGCAATGAACTAA